GCATAGGTTAGACGAGGCTCATTCCCTGTCTTCTGTATTTCTCCTGGCCACACAGCCACGATGCGACGTGATGCTGCATGTTTTTTAAGTAGTTCCAGCGGATTCAGCTGCAAGCTTCGGTCAAACAACAGCTCGACATTATCGAGTAGAACCAGGTCTCCATTCGCATGGGTATTAATCAATTCACGCAGGATGTTTCCGGCTTCCAGATGGCGCTGCTTCACAGGAATCGTCGTTAACCGCAGGCCTAGCTCCGAGCCGACATTTAGGGGTTTGGCACCGACATGCTCGCCAAATGCCTGTAGCAAGGCAGTCTTGCCTGCCAGGGGCGGCCCAATTATAAGTATCAACTTGCTATGCAGGGCTGCGACATTCCTGGCTAGCTGTTCGAGTTGTTCAAGCATGGCTGGACCCCCAATGACTCATTGGGGTAATCCACGAACGCCTGTTAGCGGATGCTAACCAGAAAACATTTGATATTACGTGGCGCTTCATCTGGTACAGGATTCCATATCGTATTGCCTTGATCCATCTAACCAAGGATTTTGGGTAGTCAATGTACTGATAAGTCCTATACGCGGCAATGCGTCGGGCAGCGTATTTATCTATTTCTAGCTTTGATTTACGTCCACAGTGTTTTTCGGTCTAGGCCTACTAGGCCGGATTTACCTGCATATTCCAGATAACGTTCATTTTGGCAGAGTCCAGGATCACCAGATGACCTATTACTAAAATCTAAAAAAAATCAGCCACACATCATCTCCATGCATAACAGCCACGGAGATTTATGTATGAACGAAACACACAATCCGACTTATGTCACCCATAAGCCATTAACTGCCATTCAGGTACTGGAAAAAGCTGCCGAGATTCTCGCAGAGCGTTATGCGCGTGGCGGAGAACTCAACAGCCCATCCATCGTGAAGGAATACCTTGCCTGCAAGCTGGGTAGCTATGAACGAGAAGTGTTTGCCGTCTTGTTACTCGATGCCGGTCATCACCTGATCGAATATCGCGAATTGTTCTACGGCACCATTGATGCTGCCGGCGTATTTCCCCGCGAAGTCGTCAAGGCGGTACTGAATGCCAATGCGGCAGCAGTCATTCTGGCTCACAACCATCCTTCAGGAAATACCGAGCCATCATCTGCCGATAAGCGGATCACCAAGCTACTGGTTGATGCTTTGGCTCTGATTGATGTCAGGGTAATCGACCACATCATTGTGGGACGTGACAACTTATCTTTTGCTGAAAAAGGACTGCTTTGAATCGATCTAACTTTCATGCGGTGCAATTAAGCACCGCTATTTTTTCTACGCAGTCTCCCCTGATATTCAAACTCAACAATGATGTGTGTGGACATGGTCAAGTCTGATTAGTTTTACTCATAGACTATTCATTGAATATATTTTTCAATTTTTACATTACTTTGTAATCCGGCTGTATCCAATGACATGACTTCCAAGTCCATAGGCCTTGGTTTTTGCTTTGCACATGTAGCTAATTCTGTAGAACGCCTCAGCTGACATTCCTACTGCATAGTCAATGATGTAACCCGCATTTGAAGGAATGTATATCAGCCCCCTTGCATCGCACTCATGCACTTTAAGAGCATGGGACCATGCAGTTTTCACTATTCCACCGAGCGACTCAACGTTTTCTGTAACACCTACAGACCGGAATGTATGTTTGTTTACCAGCAATAAAAAATGGTAGTGCCAGTGATCATTATCATATGACTGTTCTCGCACCCACACATATCGCATGTAGTGCGGAGATACTCTTTTTCCTTCTAACGTCTTACGTCGCTCTCTCTGATCTAGCAACCTTCCCAGTTTCTTTATGAATTTACTCACCACTTCGTTGGATGTATCCATATGCTCTGCATCAAAGTACTTGGGAAACTTTGCATCAAACCTGATCAGCAGTGCCTTCTTGCAGTCACAGCCCATAACCAATGACTGCTCATGACAAATATCCATATACTCAAGTATTAGGCCACCAGGTGATTGGTATACTGGAAAACCTCTGTAATGAGTTCCCATGAATAGTGTTAGATTTTTGTTAATTGTTTTCATTTTACATCTCCTGTGATTAGTTCATAGGAGATGTCTTTTATGTATATTTTTATTCAGCATGTAATCATGCTGAATTGATATGTTTAAATTGTTATTATCTATCTAATGTGTGTATTTATTAATCTGTAATTAGTTAATTAATGAATACTGCTAAAAATTTATTTACCCGCCATGTTTTCTACTGGAAGTCTTTATCCTGCAAGGTATTCAGTCTATGTATGCGTGGGGAAATGGAGGATTTATTGGTTACAAATTTTGCTGCCACAATCCTTGCCTTACGAAGTATCTCTCATTTCAATTTTTTGCCTAATCCAAGCAATAACCTCTTCTTCAACCCATCCCACTGATCTGCCTCCCAATGGAACCTGCTTTGGAAAATCCCCATCCTTTATAAGTCGATATATCGTTGGCCTAGATAGTGAAGTGGCTGCAATGACTTTATTTAATCTAATTAACATTGTGACTCTCCTGTATTGGATCATCACATAGGGAATTGGTGTAATAATTTAGAATTTTTTCAAGTTTCTAATTTCATCGATTGATCCTATATTCGGTACAAAATCATTCACACCCAGTTCAATCATTCGCTTTTGCGGCACTTTCCCTTCGCAATCTGTCAGAACCAGCCAACGAATTGTTTCCATAGAAAAATGGGGATTGTGAATCGCCTCTGTCTGAACTTCAGGAGGATCAAAGGGAAGGATTACCATATGAGGCGAGTGCAGTTTTGCTATGTCGGCTCGCGACAATCCTTTCTCCAACTTCCCAAGTAAAGATTGCAGCAGTTTTTCCTGAAACTTCATTTCAGCGTTACTGATGATTTTCAGCAGGCCAGGAGGTAGTTTCTCCAATTTTGCCCTGTAACGATCTGACACCGTCGGCGAATAGTAGTTCTTTGCACCAGCCTGGACATCCAGCATGAGAGTGCCGGAAGCCAACTCCCCATGCGTAATGGAACGGCTAAGTTTTTTTATCAAGTGATTCCTAATCAGTTTTTGTACGATGATGAAGTTGTCATGCAGGGCCTTAATGTTTGCTGATACGGTAAAGGGAGCGTACTGTTCTGTTGCATGTTCAATTGAAAGATGCCTGATGGCGCGCTCCTGGTTCGACCATCGCTTATTCATGCCATTGGGGTTATACGGATTCGCTGCATAAGCCACTGCCATCAGACATCCTGTCTTGCCACCTGCTACACCCGCCGCCAAAAACGAATACTCTGGCCCCCAAATCCCCTCAATACCTGTCAGGGTCGACAGGGTCTCGGGGTATTCCATCCGCTCCACAACTCCCGATACGTCCGTTTCTATTGCAAGCAAGGTTACCGGCGGCGTATGTTCGGCTACCCAGGGATGAAAAGGGTTCAGTTGGATTTCAGCCCCGACCTTCAGTTTCTCTCTGAATATGTCTCCACTCGTTACTTTTTCCTGAACATATGTAATAGCCCCGTCGACAATCAAATGGCTTATGGCCAGCTGAAAGCGCTTGCTCGGTTTTAACGAACACTGTCGAGCCAATTCATTCAGACTAATGCCTTCGACCTTCCCTACCGGTGATGCCTGAGCCCATAAGGCCGCTAGTGCGAGGCGCTCAATAATCGGCAACTTTGCTACATGAGCTAGTCTCCAGCGGATCTTGTCTGTTTTAGTTCCGTCCACATTATCTTGCCGTTCAACCCGCTTCACATCGCGTCTCAGCTCATCCGGCGGTAGCTTCCATCCCTCACTAGGCGGGCAGCACAGCAGGCCCGCTACAACCTTGTACTGCCACGTCTGGCTTTGGCCATCCATCCCATTCAGATGCTCTTCATGGGTCAACCTTACCAGCGCTTTTTTCCTTCCGTTAGTTTCTGTCAGTTGGGGCGTCTGGGCGGGTAACTCACTGACCCATCCCAGCGACTTCAGCGTGCACCGAACCTTGACCGCTTCATTGTTGTTACACAGCAAGGCCTCTTTGATGGCATCTATAGAAAAGGCATGCTCACACAATCCGTCGGATTCTTGGCGACATCTCAGCTCTTCCACCATTAGGCTATATTTGTTGCTATAGAAATACTAAACACTATCGCAATTTTATTGCTACTGATACTTTTATATATGACTATTGTAGTTAAATAACTACATGATAATATTGCAATTCTATTACTACCCATGCAATTATGTATAATTAATGATGCACTACGAATGGTTAAAAAATGAGCAGCATAAGAACAAACTTGAGCAATAATGAGTTTCTCTGGCTTTGGAAGGATGATGGCGTTTCCGACAACGACAAGATGAGCTGGGCGACGAACTATTTGGGTAAAAACCACTTGGCAATAGGTTTGGACAAATCAAAGCTAAGGCGTTACCTAAGCGGCGAGGTGCCTGTAAAGGCAAGCCCTAAGCTCTATCTATTCATCGAGCGGATGAAGCGCGCCTACACTCAATACAGGCGAAGATTCGAAAAAGCCTCCATTTCTTTCTCAGTAAAACACGAGGCAGCTGAGGAGTTGAATCGCTTGTCTGCCGAGCGCCAGCTCCCGATATCCACAATCGTCGAGCAGATGATTTATGAAAAACTCAATGACATTGGGGTGATGACGCACGAGCCCGTATCAATTCAGTTTGGGCCAACTTCGCACGGTTTGATGAATAAGGACAATACCTTACAAAACCCATAACTAGCGATTGCCGGGAAGGAGCAGGCACTACTAGAGGCGGCTCTGTAAAACTAATTGAGATTATAAGTAGCCGGTATGGGCCTTACGCCATTGCGCGAACAAAATACAGCGATTCGGCAATTCATTTATGCGGCTGGCCGCGTCACATGTCGAAACGCGAAATAGGTTCCTTTGCTGCCAGATTCCAGCGAAAATAAAGCTCTCCTTTGAAGTGACCTCTCACGCCGCTTACAGCAAATGAAATTGGGGGTACTATTGGGGGTACCAATTCAAGTATAGCGATGAAAAATGCAATAAAATCAAGAGGTTATTGCCACTATGCTACTGATGATCGACAACTACGACTCCTTCACTTGGAATGTCGTGCAATACCTCGGTGAGTTGAAGGCTGAGGTGAAGGTAATTCGCAATGACGAGTTGTCGGTGGATGACATCATCGCCCTGCAGCCAGAGCGCATTGTGATTTCCCCTGGCCCCTGCACGCCGACTGAAGCTGGCGTGTCGTTAGAGGTGATTGCGCGCTTGGCCGGCAAGTTGCCTATTCTCGGTGTGTGCCTTGGTCATCAGAGTATCGGGCAGGCGCTGGGCGGCAAAGTGGTACGCGCGCGGCAAGTGATGCACGGCAAAGTGTCGCCGGTTTTTCACGGCGGTAAGGGCGTCTTTACCGGCCTGCCCTCACCGTTCAACGCCACGCGCTATCACTCGCTGGTGATAGAAAAAGACAGCTTGCCGGATTCTTTGGAAATCACGGCGTGGACGCAACACGAAGATGGCAGCATGGATGAGATCATGGGTGTGCGCCACAAACACTTTGTGTTGGAGGGCGTGCAATTCCATCCGGAATCTATTTTGAGCGAACACGGCCACCAATTATTAAAAAACTTTTTGGATATGCCGGCGTGAGCTCACCACTTTCAATCGTGCAGCAAGCCATTGCGCAACTGGTCGTGCAGAAAAATTTATCGCGTGATGCGATGCACGCCGCGATGATGTCTGTAATGCGCGGTGAAGCGACACCCGCGCAAGTGGGTGCGTTTTTAATTGCGCTGCGCATGAAAGGTGAAACCGTTGAAGAAATGACAGCGGCGGCGCAAGTCATGCGCGAGTTGTCGAGCAAAGTGACGGTCAATGTAAACCGTCGTCATTTAGTCGATACCTGTGGTACCGGCGGCACCGGCATTCCACTGTTTAATGTTTCGACGGCGAGTGCATTTGTGGTGGCTTGCGCTGGTGGTTTTGTTGCCAAGCACGGCAATCGCTCGGTCACTTCGACATCCGGCAGCGCCGATTTGTTGGAAGCCGCCGGTGTAAATTTAGAACTCACGCCTGAGCAAGTGGCGAAATGTGTGAACGAAATCGGCGTGGGTTTTATGTTTGCGGTAAAACACCACAGCGCGATGAAACACGCGATAGGCCCGCGCCGCGAAGTGGGTGTGCGCACGATTTTTAATGCGTTGGGGCCATTGACGAATCCGGCTGATGCGCCCAATCAAGTGCTGGGTGTGTTTGATAAAAATCTCGTGCGGCCGATGGCGGAAGTGTTGAAAAATCTTGGCAGCCAGCATGTGCTGGTGGTGCATTCACTGGACGGCTTGGATGAAATCAGCTTGTGCGCGCCGACTAATATCGCTGAATTAAAAGATGGCGAAATACGCGAATACACCATCACACCGGAAGATGTGGGCTTGGCCGCGCGACCGATTGACGAACTGTATGTCGATAACGCGCAACAAAGCCTGCAGTGCGTAGAAACGGCGCTGACCAACAACCATTCCGCTGCCGCTGACATGGTGGCGCTGAATGCGGGCGCAGCGATTTATGCCGCCAATTTGTGCGGCTCGCTCAAACAGGGTGTGGACATGGCACGCGATGTATTGGGTACCGGCATCGCTTGGGAAAAGCTGCAAGATTTCGCCAGCTTCACTCGTCATGTTATTTGAAATTGCTTAGTTGCCATAAAACGATTTAGAGAAAGCCATGAACACGCCCACCATTTTGAAAAAAATTATTGCGCGCAAACACGAAGAAGTTGCCGAGCGCCAGCAGAAAATTCCACTAGCCGAACAGATTGCCCGCGCCAAGGCGCAAGCAGCCCCGCGCGGTTTTGTCGCTGCCATAGAGCGCAAAATACAAGCTGGTCATGCGGCGGTGATAGCTGAAATTAAAAAAGCTTCGCCGAGCAAAGGCGTGATGCGCGACCCGTTCTATCCGGAAGAAATTGCACGCTCTTACGAAAAAGGCGGTGCCGCTTGTTTATCGGTGTTGACCGATGTCGATTTTTTTCAAGGCGCGGACGATTACTTGCAGCAGGCGCGCAGCGCCACCAAATTACCCGTGCTGCGTAAAGATTTCACTGTCGATCCCTACCAAATTTGGGAAGCGCGTGCACTGGGTGCGGACTGCGTGTTGCTGATTGTTGCAGCGCTGAGTGAAGCACAACTGCAAGCATTGTATGCCTGCACGCAAGAAGCGGGTTTGGATGTGCTGGTAGAAGTGCACAATGCGGAAGAACTGGCGCAGGCGTTGAAATTGAACACGCGCTTGATCGGCATCAACAATCGCGATTTGCACAGTTTTAACACCAGTTTGAACACCACTTATGAATTGCTTGAGCAAATACCCAAAGATCGCATCGTAGTGACGGAGAGTGGCATTCACACCATCGACGATGTGAAGGCCATGCGCGGCCATGCTGTGAATGCATTCTTGGTGGGCGAAGCGTTTATGAAAGCGGAAGACCCTGGCATGCAGTTGTTGGAAATGTTTAATTGAGTGGCGGAGATTGCGCGTGAGCAAAAACTCATTTCGTGTTATCACGGCGAACACCAACGGCATTCGCTCTGCTGCCAAAAAAGGTTTCTTTACTTGGTTGGAAACGCAAAACGCCGATGTGGTGTGCATCCAAGAAACCAAGGCGCAACGCGATCAGCTTGACGATGCGCTGTTTCACCCGCAGGGCTATCACTGCTATTACTTTGATGCCGAAAAAAAAGGCTACAGCGGCACGGCGCTGTACGCCAAGCAGAAACCGGATCAAGTGATCACAGGCTTGGGTTGGGCTTCTGCTGATACTGAAGGCCGCTACTTGCAGGCCGACTTTGGCAAACTCTCTGTGGTGTCCCTGTATCTGCCTTCCGGTTCCAGCAGCGAGCAGGCGCAGCAGAAAAAATTTGATTTTCTCGCGTGTTATTTGCCCGTGCTAAAAGAGCAGATCAACAGCGGGCGCGATTTTATTCTCTGCGGCGATTGGAATATTGCGCACAAACCGATCGACTTAAAAAACTGGAAGTCCAACCAGAAAAACTCCGGCTTTTTGCCGGAAGAGCGCGCGTGGTTGGATACCTTGTTTGACGAAATAGGTTTTGTCGATGCGTTTCGCGTGATTAACCAGGAAGAAAACCAGTTTACTTGGTGGTCAAATCGCGGCGCGGCGTGGGAGAAAAATGTGGGATGGCGCATTGATTATCAGATTGTCACGCCAGCACTGCGCAACACTGTGCAGCGTGTAGAAATTTACAAAGCGGAACGCTTTTCTGATCATGCCCCACTGATTATGGATTATTTGTTGTGAAGGAAACAGTTAGGCTGATACAAGGTTAGCCTGCGCCAACATTAACCACTTCAAGCCGCAATCGTCAAAATTGATTTGCACCCGCGTGCGTGCGCCGCTGCCTTCGACATTGAGAATAAAACCCTCACCAAAAACAGCATGGGTTACACGCTGCCCCAAATGAAAATCGCCGCTGTCGGTCTGCTGTTGGCGCGTGAAAGCGGGCATGGCGCGCTCGTGGTAAACGGGACGCGAGACTTTGGTGCGCGGACGCACTTCCTCCAACAATTCACGCGGAATTTCGCGAATAAAACGCGAAGGTAGGTTAAAGGAATCGCTGCCGTGCAAACGGCGCGACTCAGCGTAAGTGAGATACAGTTTTTTCTCGGCACGCGTAATGCCGACATAGCAGAGGCGGCGCTCTTCTTCGAGTTGTGACGGTTCATCCATCGACATTTTGTGTGGAAACAAGTTTTCTTCCACGCCGGAAATAAACACCAGCGGAAACTCCAAACCTTTAGCGGAGTGCAGCGTCATCAGTTGCACGCTGTCGGAGTGCGGCTCGGCTTGCGCTTCGCCAGCGTCGAGTGCGGTGGTGGCGAGAAATTGTCCGAGCACACTCTGTTCTTCGTCTTCTGCTTCAAAGGCTTTGCAGGCGCCGATCAATTCCTGCAAGTTTTCCACGCGGCTCAAACCTTTCTCGCCTTTTTCATTGCGATGAAAATCGAGCAGACCACTGGCCGTGATCGCGTGTTCAGCAATTTTATGCAGCGGCTCTTCGCGCGTCGCCACATCCAAGCGCGCAATCAGCGACAAAAAACCGCGCACAGCATTGTTGGCACGCGCGGTTAGGCGATCGGTTTCTGTCAGTTCTTCTGCTGCCTGCCACAGCGAGCACTGGCGTTCGCGCGCGTAGGCGCGAATGTCTTCCACGGTGCGTTCACCGATGGCGCGCGTGGGCGTGTTGATCACGCGCTCGAAAGCGGGGTCGTCGTGGCGATGCCAGATCAAACGCAAATACGCCAGCGCATTTTTAATTTCCAAACGCTCGTAAAATTTTTGCCCGCCGTACACCACATAGGGCAGTCCGCGTTGAATCAAGGCTTCTTCCAGCGCGCGCGATTGTGCGTTGGAGCGATACAACAGAGCCACATCGCGCCGTGCGCCGCCCGCCTCTACCCACGCGCTGATGCGATCCACAATAAAACGCGCTTCGTCCTGTTCATTAAAGGCGGCGTAGACGGAAATCAAATCGCCTTCCACACTGTCGGTCCACAATTCCTTGCCCATGCGGCCGCGATTGTTGTCGATCACCGCATTGGCTGCTTTCAGAATAGTGGCAGTGGAGCGGTAGTTTTGTTCTAAACGGATCGTGTGCACAGCGGAAAAATCGCGATCAAAACGCTGAATATTTTCAATGCGCGCGCCGCGCCAGCCGTAGATGGATTGGTCGTCGTCGCCGACAGCCGTGACGAAAGTGTCCTGCCCGGCTAATACACGCAGCCACGCGTATTGAATGGTGTTGGTGTCTTGAAACTCATCCACCAATAAAAATTGAAAGCGCTGCTGATAATGTTTTAATAATTCTGGCGCGTTCAGCCACAGCTCGTGCGAGCGCAATAATAATTCGCCAAAATCCACCAAACCGCCGCGCTCACAGGCTTCTTCATAAGCCGTGTAAATTTTGATCAGCGTATCTGTGTAGAGATCACCGGTGCGCTGTAAATATTTTGCGCGCTGTCCTTCATCTTTTTGTCCGCCGATATACCACTGAATTTGTTTTGGCGGCCAGCGTCCTTCATCCACTTCCAAGTTTTTCATCACGCGTTTGATTAAACGCAGTTGATCGTCGCTGTCGAGAATTTGAAATTGCTCCGGCAGTTTGGCTTCACGCCAGTGCATTTTTAATAAGCGATGCGCCAAGCTGTGAAAGGTGCCCACCCACAGATGATGTGACAGCGAGCCGAGCATGGATTCCAAACGCCCGCGCATTTCTTTCGCGGCTTTGTTGGTAAAAGTCACGGCGAGTATGGCGTGTGGCGGCACATTTTCTACACGCAATAACCAAGCGATGCGCTGCACCAGCACGCGTGTTTTACCGCTGCCCGCGCCGGCGAGTATTAGTTGGTTTTCAGGCGGCGCACTCACGGCTTCGCGCTGTGCGTCGTTCAGAGTGTCGAGTAGGGAAGATATGTCCATGGCGGCATTGTAGCGTGAGCAGAAACAAAAACCGGAGCAAAAGCTCCGGTCGTTGATTGTTTTACAGTGTGTATATTACTTTTTGCCGCTGCGTTCTTTGGCGATCAAAAAGTCAGCCACTTTCAGCATATTATCCTGCGAGCCCGCATCTTCCGTGGAAATGCGGTAT
The DNA window shown above is from Cellvibrionales bacterium and carries:
- the trpC gene encoding indole-3-glycerol phosphate synthase TrpC; translation: MNTPTILKKIIARKHEEVAERQQKIPLAEQIARAKAQAAPRGFVAAIERKIQAGHAAVIAEIKKASPSKGVMRDPFYPEEIARSYEKGGAACLSVLTDVDFFQGADDYLQQARSATKLPVLRKDFTVDPYQIWEARALGADCVLLIVAALSEAQLQALYACTQEAGLDVLVEVHNAEELAQALKLNTRLIGINNRDLHSFNTSLNTTYELLEQIPKDRIVVTESGIHTIDDVKAMRGHAVNAFLVGEAFMKAEDPGMQLLEMFN
- the brxF gene encoding BREX-3 system P-loop-containing protein BrxF, whose product is MLEQLEQLARNVAALHSKLILIIGPPLAGKTALLQAFGEHVGAKPLNVGSELGLRLTTIPVKQRHLEAGNILRELINTHANGDLVLLDNVELLFDRSLQLNPLELLKKHAASRRIVAVWPGEIQKTGNEPRLTYADLGHPEHQDYAINGWVPLELQ
- the uvrD gene encoding DNA helicase II, whose product is MDISSLLDTLNDAQREAVSAPPENQLILAGAGSGKTRVLVQRIAWLLRVENVPPHAILAVTFTNKAAKEMRGRLESMLGSLSHHLWVGTFHSLAHRLLKMHWREAKLPEQFQILDSDDQLRLIKRVMKNLEVDEGRWPPKQIQWYIGGQKDEGQRAKYLQRTGDLYTDTLIKIYTAYEEACERGGLVDFGELLLRSHELWLNAPELLKHYQQRFQFLLVDEFQDTNTIQYAWLRVLAGQDTFVTAVGDDDQSIYGWRGARIENIQRFDRDFSAVHTIRLEQNYRSTATILKAANAVIDNNRGRMGKELWTDSVEGDLISVYAAFNEQDEARFIVDRISAWVEAGGARRDVALLYRSNAQSRALEEALIQRGLPYVVYGGQKFYERLEIKNALAYLRLIWHRHDDPAFERVINTPTRAIGERTVEDIRAYARERQCSLWQAAEELTETDRLTARANNAVRGFLSLIARLDVATREEPLHKIAEHAITASGLLDFHRNEKGEKGLSRVENLQELIGACKAFEAEDEEQSVLGQFLATTALDAGEAQAEPHSDSVQLMTLHSAKGLEFPLVFISGVEENLFPHKMSMDEPSQLEEERRLCYVGITRAEKKLYLTYAESRRLHGSDSFNLPSRFIREIPRELLEEVRPRTKVSRPVYHERAMPAFTRQQQTDSGDFHLGQRVTHAVFGEGFILNVEGSGARTRVQINFDDCGLKWLMLAQANLVSA
- a CDS encoding aminodeoxychorismate/anthranilate synthase component II; its protein translation is MLLMIDNYDSFTWNVVQYLGELKAEVKVIRNDELSVDDIIALQPERIVISPGPCTPTEAGVSLEVIARLAGKLPILGVCLGHQSIGQALGGKVVRARQVMHGKVSPVFHGGKGVFTGLPSPFNATRYHSLVIEKDSLPDSLEITAWTQHEDGSMDEIMGVRHKHFVLEGVQFHPESILSEHGHQLLKNFLDMPA
- a CDS encoding inovirus Gp2 family protein, whose amino-acid sequence is MKTINKNLTLFMGTHYRGFPVYQSPGGLILEYMDICHEQSLVMGCDCKKALLIRFDAKFPKYFDAEHMDTSNEVVSKFIKKLGRLLDQRERRKTLEGKRVSPHYMRYVWVREQSYDNDHWHYHFLLLVNKHTFRSVGVTENVESLGGIVKTAWSHALKVHECDARGLIYIPSNAGYIIDYAVGMSAEAFYRISYMCKAKTKAYGLGSHVIGYSRITK
- a CDS encoding AlpA family transcriptional regulator codes for the protein MLIRLNKVIAATSLSRPTIYRLIKDGDFPKQVPLGGRSVGWVEEEVIAWIRQKIEMRDTS
- the trpD gene encoding anthranilate phosphoribosyltransferase translates to MVQQAIAQLVVQKNLSRDAMHAAMMSVMRGEATPAQVGAFLIALRMKGETVEEMTAAAQVMRELSSKVTVNVNRRHLVDTCGTGGTGIPLFNVSTASAFVVACAGGFVAKHGNRSVTSTSGSADLLEAAGVNLELTPEQVAKCVNEIGVGFMFAVKHHSAMKHAIGPRREVGVRTIFNALGPLTNPADAPNQVLGVFDKNLVRPMAEVLKNLGSQHVLVVHSLDGLDEISLCAPTNIAELKDGEIREYTITPEDVGLAARPIDELYVDNAQQSLQCVETALTNNHSAAADMVALNAGAAIYAANLCGSLKQGVDMARDVLGTGIAWEKLQDFASFTRHVI
- the xth gene encoding exodeoxyribonuclease III; translation: MSKNSFRVITANTNGIRSAAKKGFFTWLETQNADVVCIQETKAQRDQLDDALFHPQGYHCYYFDAEKKGYSGTALYAKQKPDQVITGLGWASADTEGRYLQADFGKLSVVSLYLPSGSSSEQAQQKKFDFLACYLPVLKEQINSGRDFILCGDWNIAHKPIDLKNWKSNQKNSGFLPEERAWLDTLFDEIGFVDAFRVINQEENQFTWWSNRGAAWEKNVGWRIDYQIVTPALRNTVQRVEIYKAERFSDHAPLIMDYLL